A genomic segment from Antedon mediterranea chromosome 6, ecAntMedi1.1, whole genome shotgun sequence encodes:
- the LOC140052030 gene encoding alpha-N-acetylgalactosaminide alpha-2,6-sialyltransferase 3-like: MAVYLPKSLNGMLFVVTLYGSLCIIALLLITMYPTDEIEKCTRQGDSSCRHLHGKQLITDGEMRQFDYFNVTPIVPVLDTATEESGYVALPGLEPLSLQCSECAFVTSSGRLQGEGAGEEIDEAPCVIRMNAAPTNGYEKDVGRKTTFRIIGHRNFPRMMNSEEKRKYHLVNATTKSDNIVLVWLYAVDFNPKRNPARRWASAMAQKYRTTNFYMANYKTMTENEEIFTAELGVSRKEANTWLTTGWNSMLFALDVCKKVTVYGMIYEDFCKEHPNDQKYYHYFDHVQHECKYYAVSENKLSTGHKFVTEKAVFARWAETHNITFKYPSWENKTVKGKGLDTPFLKRWRAYKDCLQEHVNNTVGTYDCGDHNGIVMNGTNVHTGNRTTDYVETIIKKDDGTVIKQRVYQIAPNKKKIVKIISKRRH; encoded by the exons ATGGCAGTCTATTTACCAAAG AGCTTAAATGGAATGTTATTTGTGGTGACATTATATGGATCTTTATGCATCATCGCCCTGCTCCTTATAACAAtgtaccctactgatgaaattGAAAAATGCACCAGACAAGGGGATAGCAGCTGTCGCCATTTACACGGGAAACAGTTAATTACTGACGGAGAGATgcgtcaatttgactattttaacGTTACTCCCATCGTACCTGTACTAGATACTGCCACTGAGGAAAGTGGCTATGTCGCTCTTCCAGGTCTAGAG CCGTTATCTCTTCAATGCTCAGAGTGTGCGTTTGTTACAAGTTCTGGTCGATTACAAGGAGAAGGAGCAGGTGAGGAAATAGACGAAGCACCTTGCGTTATACGAATGAATGCTGCCCCCACAAACGGTTACGAAAAAGATGTCGGTAGAAAAACAACTTTTCGAATTATTGGACATCGTAATTTTCCCCGTATGATGAATTCTGAGGAGAAAAGAAAGTATCATTTGGTAAATGCAACAACTAAATCTGATAATATTGTATTAGTATGGTTATATGCTGTAGACTTTAACCCCAAAAGAAATCCAGCGAGGAGGTGGGCATCTGCCATGGCTCAGAAATATCGCACTACCAATTTTTATATGgcaaattataaaacaatgacagAAAATGAGGAGATATTTACAGCAGAGCTTGGTGTTTCTAG GAAAGAAGCTAATACATGGCTAACTACAGGATGGAATAGCATGCTGTTTGCTCTTGATGTCTGTAAGAAGGTAACAGTGTATGGCATGATATATGAAGATTTTTGCAA agagCATCCAAATGATCAGAAGTATTACCATTATTTTGACCATGTGCAACACGAGTGCAAATATTACGCTGTTAGTGAAAACAAATTAAGTACTGGACATAAGTTTGTGACTGAGAAAGCAGTGTTTGCTCGCTGGGCCGAGACACACAACATTACTTTTAAATACCCTTCTTGGGAAAACAAAACTGTAAAAGGAAAAGGTTTGGACACACCTTTCTTGAAACGATGGCGCGCTTATAAAGATTGTTTACAGGAACATGTAAATAATACTGTTGGTACATATGACTGCGGTGACCACAATGGTATCGTAATGAACGGTACCAACGTTCACACAGGTAATAGGACAACTGATTATGTAGAAACAATTATTAAGAAAGATGACGGCACTGTAATCAAACAACGTGTTTATCAAATTGCTccaaataagaaaaaaattgtaaaaataataagtaaaaggCGACATTAG